One window of Gloeothece citriformis PCC 7424 genomic DNA carries:
- a CDS encoding DUF29 family protein codes for MEELFTLKDLLLSGNIDDALILVEELTEMSKDDKLNKIFSFSKILLLHLIKQAAEKRTTPSWNLSIDNAVKEIQRTNKRRKTGGYYLTPEELRETLEDAYDLGLKGAAKEAFEGKYEAKELAEIVDQTAIINQAMELILES; via the coding sequence ATGGAAGAATTATTCACCTTAAAGGATTTATTATTGTCTGGAAATATTGATGATGCTTTAATCTTGGTTGAGGAATTGACGGAAATGAGCAAGGATGATAAGCTCAATAAGATTTTTAGTTTTAGTAAAATTTTACTTTTACATCTGATTAAACAAGCAGCAGAAAAACGAACAACTCCCTCATGGAATTTATCGATTGATAATGCAGTTAAAGAAATTCAGCGTACTAATAAACGACGTAAAACAGGGGGATATTATTTAACCCCTGAAGAATTAAGAGAAACCTTAGAAGATGCTTATGATTTGGGGTTAAAAGGAGCAGCAAAGGAAGCGTTTGAGGGAAAATATGAAGCAAAAGAATTAGCTGAAATCGTTGATCAAACGGCAATTATTAATCAAGCAATGGAGTTGATTTTAGAATCATAA
- a CDS encoding diguanylate cyclase, whose amino-acid sequence MDKVLNQIEPFNPEDFLILIVDDISKNLQLVVEILDEVGYATTFAISGKQALERVKIAHPDLILLDLMMPEMNGLQVCEKLKSDANYAEIPIIFLTASDEQEDLLQAFKMGAVDYVTKPFKSGELLARVKTHLELKRTKDALKMAYAELEKLANTDPLTGVANRRALLNFGEQEFYRAQRYHCPFSLLIIDLDYFKKINDSYGHDIGDLALKTVTEAVNKAIRKIDLLGRFGGEEFVVILPGTKLKDACIVAQRICRLISEVSLSVEQKTLNMTASIGVAAYNKKDKTINEIIHRADQGLYQAKNQGRNQVVVYDIGTVENG is encoded by the coding sequence ATGGATAAAGTCTTAAATCAGATAGAACCCTTTAACCCTGAAGATTTCCTCATTTTAATCGTTGATGATATTAGTAAAAATTTACAACTGGTCGTAGAAATTTTGGATGAAGTGGGTTATGCAACGACGTTTGCTATCAGTGGAAAGCAAGCTTTAGAGCGGGTAAAAATTGCTCATCCAGATTTAATTTTACTCGATTTAATGATGCCTGAAATGAATGGGTTACAAGTCTGTGAAAAGTTAAAATCCGATGCAAATTATGCAGAAATACCGATTATTTTTCTGACGGCAAGCGATGAACAAGAAGACCTATTACAAGCCTTTAAAATGGGAGCAGTCGATTATGTTACGAAACCGTTTAAGTCCGGCGAATTATTAGCACGAGTTAAAACTCATTTAGAATTAAAACGCACTAAAGATGCTCTAAAAATGGCTTATGCAGAACTGGAAAAATTGGCTAATACTGATCCTTTAACTGGGGTGGCTAATCGTCGCGCTCTTCTCAATTTTGGAGAACAAGAATTTTATCGTGCCCAACGGTATCATTGTCCTTTTTCTCTTCTGATTATTGACCTGGATTATTTTAAAAAAATTAATGATTCTTACGGTCATGATATAGGAGATCTGGCTTTGAAAACCGTGACTGAGGCGGTTAATAAAGCTATTCGTAAAATCGATCTTTTAGGGCGTTTTGGCGGTGAAGAGTTTGTTGTTATTTTACCCGGCACAAAACTTAAAGATGCTTGTATAGTAGCGCAACGTATTTGTAGACTTATCTCTGAGGTTTCTTTAAGCGTCGAACAAAAAACCCTGAACATGACGGCTAGTATTGGAGTGGCGGCTTATAATAAAAAAGATAAAACTATTAATGAAATTATTCATCGAGCCGACCAAGGACTATATCAAGCCAAAAATCAGGGACGTAATCAGGTTGTTGTATATGATATCGGCACTGTCGAAAATGGTTAA
- the psb35 gene encoding photosystem II assembly protein Psb35 codes for MYWLLEAGATAGKFPTYFVAVYVIGFLAAVTIGSIAWYNSKRPAGWEDAQRPDFVPEVKSESEATQKEQK; via the coding sequence ATGTATTGGTTGTTAGAAGCTGGTGCAACTGCGGGTAAATTTCCTACCTATTTTGTCGCTGTTTATGTGATTGGGTTTTTGGCTGCTGTTACCATTGGGTCAATTGCTTGGTATAATTCCAAGCGTCCGGCAGGATGGGAAGATGCACAACGGCCTGATTTTGTTCCCGAAGTTAAGTCCGAATCTGAGGCGACTCAAAAGGAACAAAAATAA
- a CDS encoding RNA-guided endonuclease InsQ/TnpB family protein, with protein MATKRITFRLYPNKAQNDKLHYWRKLHCLLYNACVYHRKTEYKKFGKSVNYFDQQNCLPEFKKCWTEYLELGSHALQATVKRVDFAFQRFFKLKLGYPRFKSSRHYKGWTYPEQAGWKIESSGHHGFLNISKLGRIKIRGKARDWGIPNTCTIMFKQGKWFASITVECNPIRPTTNTGAIGLDFGLNHAVADSNENFIENPRFLKVAQEKIKKAAKKARRKRNPKRGVRASRRWKKAARKVGKIQSKVARQRQDWQHKVAVEIVSRNSFIATEKLTLKGMTKKAKKGSKRKKQKSGLNKSILDVGIGNLKALIKEKVTDAGGFYIEVPTTKVKPSQTCSNCGHQKKKTLAERIHVCERCNFTCNRDTNAAKVMLNYAKRGQELPSTDLESSTSVLCGSMRQVGAKKSQKHLSQRSGQM; from the coding sequence ATGGCTACCAAGCGAATTACTTTTCGTCTTTATCCCAACAAAGCCCAAAATGATAAGCTACATTATTGGCGCAAGCTACATTGCTTGCTATATAATGCTTGCGTTTACCATCGTAAAACCGAGTACAAAAAATTTGGAAAAAGTGTTAACTACTTTGACCAACAAAACTGCTTACCAGAGTTTAAAAAATGTTGGACGGAATACCTAGAACTGGGTAGCCATGCACTTCAAGCAACTGTTAAACGGGTTGATTTTGCTTTTCAGAGGTTCTTTAAACTTAAATTAGGGTATCCGAGATTTAAGTCTTCTAGGCACTATAAAGGTTGGACTTATCCTGAGCAAGCTGGTTGGAAAATAGAATCTAGTGGGCATCATGGATTTTTAAACATCTCTAAACTAGGGAGAATTAAAATCAGGGGTAAAGCTAGGGATTGGGGAATACCAAACACTTGCACAATAATGTTTAAGCAAGGTAAATGGTTTGCCTCAATCACCGTAGAGTGTAACCCAATTCGTCCCACTACTAATACAGGAGCTATCGGATTAGATTTTGGCTTAAATCATGCGGTTGCTGACTCTAACGAAAATTTTATAGAAAATCCTAGATTCCTAAAAGTGGCTCAAGAAAAGATTAAAAAGGCTGCCAAAAAAGCTAGGCGTAAACGCAACCCTAAAAGAGGAGTTAGAGCATCTAGAAGGTGGAAAAAAGCAGCTAGAAAAGTAGGGAAAATTCAGAGCAAGGTTGCCAGACAAAGGCAAGACTGGCAACACAAAGTAGCGGTAGAAATAGTTAGCCGTAATAGCTTCATCGCTACTGAAAAATTAACCCTAAAAGGGATGACCAAAAAAGCCAAGAAAGGTAGCAAGCGTAAAAAACAAAAATCAGGGTTAAATAAGTCTATTCTTGACGTAGGAATAGGCAATTTAAAAGCCTTGATTAAAGAAAAAGTTACCGATGCCGGTGGTTTTTATATAGAAGTGCCCACTACTAAAGTAAAACCATCACAAACTTGTAGCAATTGCGGTCATCAAAAGAAAAAAACATTAGCAGAAAGAATCCATGTTTGTGAGCGTTGTAATTTCACTTGTAATAGAGACACGAACGCAGCAAAAGTGATGTTAAATTATGCTAAAAGGGGGCAGGAACTGCCCTCTACAGACTTAGAGTCGTCAACCTCTGTTTTGTGCGGAAGTATGAGGCAAGTTGGGGCGAAGAAGAGTCAGAAACATCTGTCTCAGCGTAGCGGACAGATGTAG
- a CDS encoding tetratricopeptide repeat protein: MDDSTLDKLLQDLKDQNEAVRDAATAELWRIWFTQKGELGLELLNRAQFLLEMGQSDQAEATLTQIIHNYPDFAEAWNRRAVLYYLQKCYEQSKQDCEQVIRLNPHHFGAWHGLGLCQAALGNYTKAIEAFRKALDIQPYALINQKLILECTAMMS; encoded by the coding sequence GTGGATGACTCAACCCTTGACAAATTACTCCAAGACCTCAAAGATCAAAATGAAGCCGTTCGAGATGCAGCCACTGCCGAACTTTGGCGAATCTGGTTCACACAAAAAGGAGAATTAGGCTTAGAACTTCTGAACCGGGCACAATTTCTCCTAGAAATGGGTCAATCAGATCAAGCAGAGGCTACTTTAACTCAAATTATTCATAATTATCCCGATTTTGCTGAAGCCTGGAATCGCCGGGCTGTCCTTTATTATCTTCAAAAATGCTACGAACAATCTAAACAAGATTGTGAACAAGTAATTCGCTTAAATCCTCATCATTTTGGGGCTTGGCATGGATTAGGATTATGTCAGGCGGCTTTAGGCAATTATACAAAAGCGATAGAAGCCTTCCGCAAAGCATTAGATATACAACCTTATGCGCTAATTAATCAAAAGCTAATCCTCGAATGTACAGCCATGATGAGTTAA
- a CDS encoding Hsp70 family protein, whose amino-acid sequence MSYAIDFGTSNTVITRWNAITQQPETIHLAQLSQQLGDNPPLIPSLVYVEDASQGKVIVGQAIRNRGLDLSNDARFFRSFKRGIGAQIQGFLPQLDEKIVTFEQVGEWFLNTLIRQLQGEEGKPLDSLVLTVPVDSFETYRNWLGQICQNWNIEKLRMIDEPTAAALGYGTTEESLILVVDFGGGTIDLSLVQLDLGTQQKSQGFILKWGEKLFGSSSGQKAKLAKVLAKAGANLGGSDLDYWLVDYFHQTQELPKTPLTTRLAEKLKIQLSSQISASEAYFNDETLDSYELELDRNQFEEILQKNKFFDQLDELMTQVLQQGRRNGIEVSDIDAVLLVGGTVQIPAVQNWVKQYFDQNKIKCDRPFEAIARGALQLAQGFELKDFLYHSYGIRYWNSRRNCHSWHKIILSGQPYPMSEPIELVLGASIDNQPSIELIIGELGTETGGTEVYFDGDRLVTRAIGGGDTVVQPLNDREGARTIARLDPLGFPGNDRIKIQFWIDERRCLRINVEDLLTQETLLTNQIVAQLS is encoded by the coding sequence GTGTCCTACGCTATTGATTTTGGAACCAGTAACACAGTCATCACTCGTTGGAATGCTATTACCCAACAGCCTGAAACAATTCATCTCGCTCAATTATCTCAACAGTTGGGAGACAATCCCCCTTTAATTCCGAGTTTAGTGTATGTTGAAGATGCGAGTCAGGGTAAAGTTATTGTTGGGCAAGCTATCCGAAATCGCGGTTTAGATTTAAGCAATGATGCCCGTTTTTTTCGCAGTTTTAAACGGGGAATAGGGGCGCAAATTCAGGGATTTTTACCCCAATTAGATGAAAAAATAGTCACTTTTGAACAGGTGGGAGAATGGTTTTTAAATACTCTAATTCGACAACTCCAAGGGGAAGAAGGAAAACCCCTTGATTCTTTGGTGTTAACTGTTCCCGTCGATAGTTTTGAAACTTACCGAAATTGGTTAGGCCAAATTTGTCAGAATTGGAATATTGAAAAACTCAGAATGATTGATGAACCTACCGCCGCCGCTTTAGGATATGGCACAACGGAGGAAAGTTTAATCTTAGTGGTTGATTTTGGTGGGGGAACGATCGATCTATCTTTGGTTCAGTTAGATTTAGGCACTCAACAAAAATCTCAGGGATTTATTCTCAAATGGGGCGAAAAGTTATTCGGTTCGAGTTCAGGACAAAAAGCCAAACTGGCTAAAGTTTTAGCTAAAGCCGGGGCGAATTTAGGGGGTTCGGATTTAGATTATTGGTTAGTCGACTATTTTCATCAAACTCAAGAGTTACCGAAAACGCCTTTAACGACTCGTTTAGCAGAAAAATTAAAAATACAATTATCCTCCCAAATCTCGGCATCAGAAGCTTATTTTAATGATGAAACCTTAGATAGTTATGAGTTAGAATTAGACCGAAATCAATTTGAAGAAATTTTGCAAAAAAACAAATTTTTTGACCAACTTGATGAATTAATGACCCAAGTTTTGCAACAGGGAAGACGCAACGGCATAGAGGTTTCAGATATAGATGCAGTTTTATTGGTAGGGGGAACGGTACAAATTCCCGCCGTTCAAAATTGGGTTAAGCAATATTTTGATCAGAATAAAATTAAATGCGATCGCCCTTTTGAAGCTATTGCTAGGGGGGCTTTACAGTTAGCCCAAGGGTTTGAACTCAAAGACTTTTTGTATCATAGTTATGGCATTCGTTACTGGAATAGCCGCCGAAATTGTCACAGTTGGCATAAAATTATTCTTTCAGGCCAACCTTACCCGATGAGTGAACCGATAGAATTAGTCTTAGGCGCATCAATCGACAATCAGCCCTCTATTGAGTTAATTATCGGGGAATTAGGCACGGAAACCGGGGGAACAGAGGTCTATTTTGATGGCGATCGCTTAGTGACTCGTGCTATTGGGGGAGGGGATACGGTAGTTCAACCCCTTAATGATCGTGAAGGAGCGCGGACGATCGCCCGGTTAGATCCGTTAGGGTTTCCCGGTAACGATCGCATTAAAATTCAATTTTGGATCGATGAACGCCGGTGTTTACGAATTAATGTAGAAGATTTGTTAACCCAGGAAACTCTCTTAACTAATCAAATTGTGGCACAGTTAAGTTAA
- a CDS encoding peptidase C15 yields the protein MKKKLLLTSFQTWLPHHVSNSSDDLLINFHQECLSNDDIIFLRQLPVDIIRASEQAIAAIETLAPDVVICCGMAESRYQLTVESNAVNTNNKLETPVNLPSLIADLSYTTISHNAGKFVCEGLYYQVLYHLKQEQSKSLGLFLHVPLLTATNTPKILRDLRRILEQF from the coding sequence ATGAAAAAAAAGCTCCTACTAACCTCTTTTCAAACTTGGCTTCCTCATCACGTTTCTAACTCTTCTGATGATTTATTAATTAATTTTCATCAAGAATGTTTGAGCAACGATGATATTATCTTTTTGCGACAATTACCTGTCGATATCATTAGAGCCAGTGAACAAGCGATCGCAGCTATTGAAACCTTAGCTCCAGATGTGGTAATTTGTTGTGGAATGGCAGAGTCTCGTTATCAATTAACTGTAGAATCTAACGCAGTCAACACCAATAATAAGCTAGAAACTCCCGTTAATTTACCCTCTTTAATTGCCGATTTATCCTATACGACTATTAGTCATAATGCGGGTAAATTTGTCTGTGAAGGATTATATTATCAAGTATTGTATCATCTCAAACAAGAACAGTCTAAAAGTCTCGGTTTATTCCTTCATGTTCCCTTGCTTACTGCTACGAATACCCCGAAAATTTTGCGAGATTTACGCCGAATTTTAGAGCAATTTTAG
- a CDS encoding APC family permease gives MTQIDSVTHEGETPSANSSRLITLFTATCIVIANMIGTGVFTSLGFQVVDIQSGFALLFLWFIGGIFALCGALCYGELSATMPRSGGEYHFLSRIYHPVIGFLSGWVSVTVGFAAPIALAGMALGKYLSSVLPGINATFVAVAVVIGVSIIHSINVKVGSSFQQIFTLLKIGLIVVLIVFGLGLATPQAISFTPSAEDFPVIFSSPFAISLFYVTYSYSGWNAAVYLASEVKHPEKNLPRSLFWGTLLVMGLYLLLNFIFLYSTPIDKLAGQLEIGYIVANQIFGQSGGKLMALLISLGLISSISSMVWAGPRVTQAIGEDIPVFKLLAKKNRHGVPAYAIWFQLAIILILLISSSFEKVVTYLEFTLILSSFITVLGVFVSRFRFPELSRPYKTWGYPITPLIFLGISAWMLYFCFQDKPVESLAGLGTIFLGLPVYYLTSQQKFR, from the coding sequence ATGACACAAATAGACTCAGTTACCCATGAAGGAGAAACCCCCTCCGCTAATTCTTCTCGTCTGATCACTTTATTTACGGCGACTTGTATTGTTATCGCCAATATGATCGGAACGGGAGTCTTTACCAGTTTAGGATTTCAGGTAGTAGATATTCAATCGGGTTTTGCATTACTTTTTCTCTGGTTTATCGGGGGAATTTTTGCCCTGTGTGGGGCATTATGTTACGGAGAATTAAGCGCAACCATGCCCAGATCGGGGGGAGAATATCACTTTCTCTCGAGAATTTATCACCCGGTGATTGGATTTTTATCGGGGTGGGTATCAGTAACCGTAGGATTTGCTGCCCCCATTGCTTTAGCGGGAATGGCATTAGGAAAATATTTATCGAGTGTTTTACCGGGAATTAATGCCACTTTTGTTGCTGTTGCTGTGGTGATTGGAGTTTCTATCATTCACAGTATCAATGTTAAAGTGGGGAGTTCCTTTCAACAGATATTTACTCTTTTAAAAATAGGTTTAATTGTCGTTTTAATTGTTTTTGGATTAGGGTTAGCCACTCCTCAAGCAATATCTTTTACCCCCTCTGCTGAAGATTTTCCGGTTATTTTTAGTTCTCCTTTTGCGATTTCTTTATTTTATGTCACCTACTCTTATTCGGGTTGGAATGCGGCGGTTTATTTAGCCAGTGAGGTTAAACATCCCGAAAAGAATTTACCTCGATCGCTATTTTGGGGAACATTATTAGTGATGGGTTTATATCTGTTGTTGAACTTCATTTTTTTGTATAGTACCCCTATAGATAAGTTAGCCGGACAGTTAGAAATTGGCTATATTGTTGCCAATCAAATTTTTGGTCAGTCTGGGGGAAAATTGATGGCCTTGCTGATTTCTTTGGGGTTAATTTCTTCGATTAGTTCAATGGTTTGGGCCGGGCCGAGAGTCACTCAGGCCATTGGTGAGGATATTCCGGTTTTTAAACTCCTAGCGAAAAAAAATCGTCATGGTGTTCCCGCCTATGCCATTTGGTTTCAATTGGCGATTATTTTAATTTTGTTGATTAGTTCATCCTTTGAAAAAGTGGTGACCTATTTAGAATTTACTCTGATTCTGTCTTCTTTTATAACAGTGTTGGGAGTATTTGTCTCTCGATTTCGATTTCCTGAACTTTCTCGTCCCTATAAAACTTGGGGATATCCTATCACGCCCTTAATTTTTTTGGGAATTAGTGCTTGGATGTTGTATTTTTGTTTTCAGGATAAGCCAGTAGAATCCTTAGCGGGTTTAGGAACTATTTTTCTCGGTTTACCCGTTTATTACCTCACATCTCAACAGAAATTTAGATAA
- a CDS encoding tetratricopeptide repeat protein translates to MNEYLPVVYISVLLVLLSATALFLFRQIFKTRRVESTFSRLQKKLQKEKGTAKDYYELGSLYLDKKLYVQSINLFQKALKADNEVEPENKALVYNALGYAYYAQEQYEIAIRNYKEAIKLYPEYVIALNNLANVYAKKQMTAKALETYEETLKIDPNNSIAKRRAESLRKRFVESK, encoded by the coding sequence ATGAATGAATATTTACCAGTAGTTTATATATCGGTGTTACTTGTGTTGTTGTCAGCAACAGCACTCTTTTTATTTCGCCAAATTTTCAAAACCCGTCGAGTAGAAAGCACTTTTTCTCGTCTGCAAAAAAAATTACAGAAAGAAAAAGGCACAGCTAAGGACTATTATGAGCTTGGTAGCCTTTATCTAGATAAAAAATTGTACGTTCAATCGATCAATCTTTTTCAAAAAGCCCTCAAGGCTGATAACGAGGTAGAACCGGAAAATAAAGCTTTAGTTTATAATGCTCTCGGTTATGCTTATTATGCTCAAGAGCAATATGAAATAGCCATCCGAAACTATAAAGAAGCGATTAAACTCTATCCGGAATATGTCATTGCCTTAAATAATTTAGCTAATGTTTATGCCAAAAAACAAATGACGGCTAAGGCGTTAGAAACCTATGAAGAAACTCTCAAAATTGATCCCAATAATAGTATTGCTAAACGTCGCGCCGAATCATTACGTAAGCGGTTTGTAGAATCAAAGTAG
- the tnpA gene encoding IS200/IS605-like element ISCysp14 family transposase: MSFRKPRKSSHSVFSVRLHFVFVTHYRRKVITTPMLERLREMIWQVSRKLDCEVLEFSGEADHIHILLDFHPKNSISAVAGCLKSSTARTMKKDFPEQIKKFYWGKVAFWSNSYYVASAGGAPIEKLKEYIKNQDSPKD, translated from the coding sequence ATGTCATTTCGGAAGCCAAGAAAAAGTTCTCATAGTGTTTTTAGTGTGCGGTTACACTTTGTTTTTGTTACTCACTATCGAAGGAAAGTTATAACCACTCCTATGTTAGAAAGGTTGAGAGAGATGATTTGGCAAGTATCTAGAAAATTAGATTGTGAAGTCCTTGAGTTTTCGGGGGAGGCTGACCATATACATATCTTGCTAGATTTCCATCCCAAAAACTCTATATCTGCTGTAGCAGGTTGTCTTAAAAGTTCTACGGCAAGAACTATGAAAAAAGATTTTCCTGAGCAAATTAAAAAATTTTATTGGGGAAAAGTTGCTTTTTGGTCAAACTCTTATTATGTGGCTTCTGCTGGGGGTGCGCCTATCGAGAAGTTAAAAGAATATATAAAAAATCAGGACTCACCAAAAGATTAG
- a CDS encoding transporter substrate-binding domain-containing protein, protein MVKLGNLFPFSIALVLVTTSLISSSSILAAPLDEIMRRGKLIVGIKDNVKPLGFKNEQGDLQGFEIDIAQRLAQEILGSPDALVLRPVNNLERLEVVIEGTVDITIARVTITPSRSRVVDMSHYYYLDGTGLVTKNPSMRSLSDVTSARIALLKNSSTIVAIKSELPNAQLIGVNSYQEALTLLETNQADVFAADNSILAGWVQDYPQYRLLPVRLSGAALSIVMPKGLQYKSLHNRVNEAIARWQESGWLQERATYWGLP, encoded by the coding sequence ATGGTTAAACTCGGAAATTTATTCCCCTTTAGTATTGCTCTTGTTTTAGTGACAACTTCTCTCATTTCATCGTCATCAATTTTAGCCGCTCCCTTAGATGAAATTATGCGTCGAGGTAAACTGATTGTAGGAATTAAAGATAATGTTAAACCCCTAGGATTTAAAAATGAACAAGGAGATTTACAGGGATTTGAAATTGATATTGCTCAACGTCTCGCTCAAGAAATATTAGGAAGTCCTGATGCTTTGGTTTTGCGTCCGGTAAACAATTTAGAACGCTTAGAGGTGGTTATCGAGGGAACAGTGGATATTACTATTGCTAGAGTGACCATTACCCCCTCCCGCTCTAGAGTGGTGGATATGAGCCATTATTATTATTTAGATGGGACAGGGTTAGTGACGAAAAATCCCTCAATGAGAAGTTTATCTGATGTCACTTCCGCGCGAATTGCTTTGCTCAAAAATTCTAGTACCATTGTGGCGATTAAATCTGAGTTGCCTAATGCTCAACTGATTGGGGTAAACTCCTATCAAGAAGCTTTAACGCTTTTAGAAACTAACCAAGCCGATGTGTTTGCGGCAGATAATAGTATTTTAGCGGGTTGGGTGCAAGATTATCCCCAGTATCGACTGTTACCTGTCCGTTTATCAGGCGCGGCTTTATCTATAGTGATGCCAAAAGGATTACAATATAAGAGCTTACATAATCGTGTTAATGAAGCGATCGCCCGTTGGCAAGAGTCCGGATGGTTACAAGAAAGAGCAACCTATTGGGGACTACCGTAA